Within Spodoptera frugiperda isolate SF20-4 chromosome 22, AGI-APGP_CSIRO_Sfru_2.0, whole genome shotgun sequence, the genomic segment CTACCCCATAacaaatccggagctgcggactacctagcgggtttaccggggctccggctcgaaaagcaggagaaggaacggggtggtttttagtcagtaagagtatgacactccctctcgcctcgcccaaggcgagagaagtcattggatgattttcccccctcaaaaaaaaaaccccaTAACAAAATGACGAAACATACCTTTCATCTCCCTCCCCGTAGCTCCTGGAAGCCAGCCCCATCCGCTGCGCCACCTGATGCAGTGTCGCTCGCTCCGGTTTCGCGAAGTCATTGGTGAAGACGAGGTCCAAATCGATCGTGTCTGATGCTATGTAGCGTTGCATTAACGCTTGAGCTGCTCGTCTGAGGTTCTTCACACCTGCTGCACTGCCTAAACCAGCTCTGTTTACCTGTAGATAGTGtgttaaagtgtgggagagccatgcttcggcacgaatgggccggctcgaccggagtgataccacggcctcacagaaaactgacgtgaaacaacgcttgcgttgtgagtgaagttaccggaggcccaattctccctcttcccaatctttccaatccccgattccccaacaacccttaaattcctaacccctaaaaaaccggcaacgcacttgtaacgcctctggtgtttcaagtgtccatgggcggcggcgattgcttaccatcaggtgatacgtctgctcgtttaccggcgtttcataaaaaaaagatagatacgtgattgtactcatgattaaaaacaactttcccaaagtgatttttttgtatactcattagttttatttttatcacaataaaaagAACAGATATTTTATgataggtattttggaacttttgCTGCTAACAGCCGATCATACGAAAGCATGCGCGTACGCGAAATTAGTGGATTAACAGTCATTTCGTCGGGGATAGTGCAAATCCGCGTAACTAGCATTGGATAATTCCGCGTATCTGACAAATGTAGCCAATTTTTAATTTCGCGTTCATTTCACGTAAGATCCCTATTGGCACCCTTTTCGTTGACGTGACTCTATGgtataaatacaaagaaaacatatttttttactatctaTGTAAAAATGAGGCCATTTGCCCTTAAAATAACGATATTAAAGAGTTTTAACCTGCCCCTGTAAAATTAGATCAAATGCAGATACGCGGCCTTTACCTATGGTAGATTCGCAGTTTTGCACTATCTCCGACGATTCATTTAAAAACAGTCTTACCATTTGCAAGTTAGGTTTGATAGGTTCCGCTATGCCCTGCGCGTCGGCACCCAGCCCTCCGCCTTGCCAGCCCATCATTTTCatcattctgaaataaattgttaacaTGTTCAGTGCTACCGACTCACCCGGAGAGTCCACGTAAATTTTATCCCAATGCCGTAGACTCGCCCGGCGAGTTCaatatttttgctatttttttccaaaatgcatgtgtattttctgcttaaaataatactgaagactaAACATACCCTAATTGAGTGTTGATCATACAAAAGGATAAAATACTAACCGAGTGGCCAGAAGcgcaattttttaaatcatgtttatatgtttgtaacatataaaCATGATTACAGTATTTATTTTCCTCAAAATAAAATCGCTGATCGCTACGTAGTCATAAAACACAATAGAATTTATTATGTAGTTACAAATTCATTCTATGCAAAAACGCTAGCTGCCATGTTGACATCGCTGTGACGTCACAGAACATAATAAGTAACATAAATTCGTGGCTTTCTGTTCCTTTCAAAGGCCGGCAATAGACTTTTAGTTCATCTGTTCATGTTGGTGTTGCAAAgtcgattgcttactatcaggtgatctatctgctcgtttactctATCTCTAATTCATAAAAACAGTActattagtacgagtttaccttacgttaaacgaaaacgaaacgagaacgcaatgaacaaaccaatcaatcagtacccttagtacgagtttgctttttgCTTATGGCGgcccgattggttggtttatacgagccggccaatcagagcgccgaacgtgctctcgtttcgatctcgttaaacgtaaaaccaactcgtactaagccctcagataTAATTACTTCATAGCAACGGAGTTTTCAACGGGTGTTCCGAAGACATCGTCTCTCTTCTTCCCGGAGACATCACTCATACTGATCCGAGCGTCACCTTGAGCTATAAACTGCTCCTTTATTAACAGGCACACCACTTCACGCTTTAATCTCTgtaaaataaagttcatttttgatcaaatatattttaacatagGTAGGGTAGATGTTGTGATATACTTATCACCATTCTTACTCTTCCTGTGTGTGTGATAGAAGTCAACTAAGGGACTCCATTTTAAATGAGATTGGGCAGAAGCATTCGCTGATAAATCTAATCCAATTAGGGTGATCCAATCCCACCAGTGATGTcttatgctatgttgctgtgaatacgtttggcttctaccaatcatatttattggtacatatagcttatcACTAGTGGAAAGGATTCAGcaaagctttttttttatatggaaagatgcgtggacagctacataacttagtatcggtagaaacggtcacataatttcacagtttACTTATTACATCTTCTATTACTtctattactattaaaatagcatagctgcatagctcatctctggtggaaaatcacccttaagtGAGAAGACAATGGCAACCCCTTTATGAAAAGCAACCGCATAAACCAGCAATGAAATCTCAAGGACCGTTGATTATAATCAGAAACCAGAATAATATCAAGGTGGTCACTAACCTCCCACGCTATCATTTCAGCTGCATTCTTTGCCTCAACTTTGGTATCGCCTGACGCCTGCGCCAACAGTTTCTGATTGATACATAAAGTGTAGTTCTTGTTCTCATATCCATTTGTTATACTTAATCCACATACTTGACAGCTAGCTGAAATAAATATAGTGATTTAATAGGTTTTTTAATGGGGAGgcctttcaaagtcaaagtcaaagcatttatttcaattaatcctaaataaggcacttttgaaacgtcaaattgaattgtccgtcagtctgtctgtcagtgaagctaggcgctcgttccaaagtgttgcttcgaatggagaagaacgagcaagaaactccatcgttactcttttcaaaaaaatttttttacaatatttctgatacattatttgcctttgttcagcagtggacgtctcttggctgatgatgatgatgatgatgaataagtTTTACTGCCTTTTTGGTTGCGTGGTCACACATGGAACTGCTGAACGAGGGGTCATGGGACCCAAAAATATTGGCTATATTTTTTcctaaactaaaaatcacagtttattcacgtaaatattttgagaaaaacctatttactcTAGTAGACGTTGTCTGCACACGTTgctaatgatgaagagtccgtctgtgactcgaaactaatagaactttttctccaaatatttatgtacgtacatagttaattttgtatatctCATGATAGTTTTTATAACAAACCAGGCGACGAAACCTAGTAAACTTAatccttttaaactgtgatctccaacaCACTTGTCAAGTGCGAAGATTAGAGGAAGCCTACCGGCTGTTGATGACGATGATAATGAGAAAAgtcacaacaaaaaaaaaaccatactCACTCTGTATATTCCATATTTTCCTAGCCCACGGTCGGACCAACAGCACCAAAGGTCCGAACGTACTTTCAAACATCCTTTCCCTAAATAGTCGTACATCTAAACACTTTAGATTAGATAATTCCGTAAAATAGTCTTCCCCTTCGGACTGTTTTGTGGTTTTATCACTTGGTATTGTACTGGCTTCGAAAGATTTCTTCGCAATTTCCATTTCATTATCAGAACTTCGGTGTTGGTCTTCATCATCGTCGGAATCTTTCTCTTTTTCATCTTCTTCTACTATTTTTCCTTGTGGTACGAATTGTATGTGGACAGATTTTGGTTTGACAGGATCAGGAACTACTTCACCGCCAACACGCTTCACTCCACGAGCTCTATCTTCTGCTGCGGTTGAAGCGGACACAAATGTGCGTTGtaattttgatttctttttctCTCTGTATTGGCGGCCAGCCTGAAattttcattagtttttattattactaccattttttatgataaaaaggACATTTCACAGTTACGAAATATTCACTATAGGTAAGCATAAAATCGGCGCCAATAACAAGACTGATATAGGAAATAGTACCTATCAGTTTCTATGTTATTTCAAATACCCAATAGGAATAGTTTGTACAActagaaacaaaataaacaatgtataCAGGTACTGTATTGAGATCCATTGCTGaattaataagtaaacaaaGATTTGAGGTTGTTTTAGTGCCAAGTcaaataagtatgtaattttaggtatttatgaagaaaacttaccTCAAATGAGAGCTGGGCGATCTGCTGCATTACCGGCGGAGGGTATCTACAGCCCATGAACTCAATATTAGTGTAAACTCGAGCTAAACAAACTAATCTTTCCTCGGGGAAGTTATTCTTCCATTTTTCCATGAAAGCTTTGCGTAATTCCCAATGATCTTCGCATTCGTGTTCATCTCTATATTTCTCGACATCCCAGTCCACATCGAATGACTCTGTTGTGTTATTAAAAGCTGAATTTTCcgaatttttgttattgttagaagCCATCGTAGATGACTTCGCTTCGCAAATGTCAAAATACCGCTTAGTGTTgtcattgaaatataaaatttctaCCGTGTCAAAATGGTAATTAATTTTTCCTTTGATTTTGACGATATCAATAgtgattacaaattaatttattgcagaataataacaataaacttataattacgtagtatcaaatataaaatatatacttgtGCACGTTTTGTAAAAGCAAAAAACCTACCAAAATATCCAACTTAAACTTACCACCGTAAAGTTACCAAAAAAACACATGTCGCGCAATAAAGTCTGACAGTTTGATTGACAGTTACTTCAGCTCGGTTCACGTTCCATTTTCGCTAAATAAGAAAATTCGAATTGGAGCGAAAATATTCAGATTTTCATTTACCTTCATTCACCAACTAATGCAAATAAAGTATAACTGTCCTTCTTCAACCGAATCGTAATGCAATAAATTGTGTTTATGAATGTTTAAGATATTGATTAATTTCTTCTCAAAGTTGTGTTGTGAAGGTATAAGGTAGACGGCAAGTCGGCGAGttgttcatttaaaatattattgttgaacTATCTACAAGTGATATTCTCTTTGGAACTATCGTTCATGAAGAGAAGGAGGGAAAGTATTGAGGGTGAGACGAgatcattagttttatttaaatcttgaattattttgatTCATGATTGACCGTTACGATCACCAGTTGAAacgtattttaagtatttttgtatgaaaataagtACAATAAGTAGAGTTTTAATTAGTGATGTAATAcgaaaagatttttatataataaaaatatttttcgatgctgtgtttttaaattaagtcgTAATATCTTGAAATCAAAAAGATATTTCATAAGTGCCATGGCTCTTGCCAAATCTAATTTAGATGTAGCCTTAGGCTGTGATAATTGTAAAAATAGTGATAAAAATGGTTCCGGAATTAAAAGTAGCATATCATCTAATGATAATCAGAAAGAAAATACTAGAAACAAAGTTTCAGAGATGTGTGAAAATTGTAAAGAAGATTTACCGCCAAAAAGCGGTGAAAACGCGGCGAAAGTAGACGCTACCCCgccaaaaaacaaaagaaggaaATTAAACGATGTTTTCGATGATTATGTGAAAAAATTGGATTACAACATTCTATGTTTGAATTTCATGAAGTTACAAAATTTCATAGACAATGATGAAATTAAATTCATGTATCTCCCATTTTTTTACAATGTGAAAGCTTATGAGGAgttttttaaaatgataattgaTGATATGGAGTTATTGGAATCCCAGTCCTTAGATGATTATAAATATAGGAACGTTTGTGATAATATTCTACAGTTAATGCTTTTAAAAAAGGCTGATTTCAAACTGGCACATGCATACAAATATGTAGAGAATGTTAAAaagtaagttttgtttttttttttttctatttatgtattttatggtgattggtattttttttttatatatgtaaccTCATACCTGTctcttatcattattttaatatcattttttatCTTTGTGGAGGTCTCTTCTTCTCGGGTTTAACTTGGTGAAAATGGGCCCAGTGTCCCACGACTAACAAGAAAAGCGGTGCCCATTGCCCCctactaaatattagtttataattctttatctttttatatttttttatacttatcattattaaatctgattattttttttaatgtgattagtttttcatgttattataataagttttaatacAAACTCTGGAGTAAAACTTATTGGATCTTATTTAGCAAAGAATTTGATTCCATAAACTTTGTATAATGCTATTCCTATAAGCCTATAACATAGCACTTTTAGTTTATAACCCAAGTATGCATATTAAAACCTTCATAACTCCAGAAATATGCTTGAAAATAGACCAAAGtgcaacacaaaatatttttattgtatctcatattaaatacataatggGAGGTTTAAAAGTTGTTAGGGAAGAACTAAGCTTAATGATGTGTAATGTTCAGTTCACAGATTAATGATAAAATTTGTCTAAGCTGTGCTAAAtctaatgattattttattttttctctaagTTAATTGGTTCTCTACCATTGTGActgttgaattattatttcaatatatttataatatattataatactactaacaaaatataactaaaagtTATTTAAGTTATGTAAGTTGTATCACTAACAAACTATGGAACAAGTCTCcaatataaacaattattattattaaacatagtATAAGTTGACCCCATAAGCACCCATAAGCCCACAACACagtattattagttttgtaaaaagttatttaaattatgtaagttGTATCACTAACAAACTATGGAGCAAGTCtctgaaataaacaattattatttttaaacaaagtatAAGTTGGCCCCATAAGCCCACAACACAGTATTATTAGTTTTACGAAAATGAATCTTATTGGTCACATTTAAAGTGCTATTTTCTTattggtttatattttaaatatgttttcttatttACAGCATAATCCTAACAGTTGAGAAGAAATATTTTGGTGCCCCTGATGGGACTCCCGTGTCATCAACACCAAAGTGagttctttaatattattatttattttcagccatagtcgtcccactgcagggcaaaggcctccctaccctccttccactcgtctctatgcagagctttctgtggccaatccttttcataggcgtcgagttcatcccgccatctccttctgggcctgccgcgacgtctattgACGTTTAGTGGGCTTCACTCTTTAacattacctatatttattttgataacccTTTggatatcgtcacgccttttatccctaaaggaGTATGCAGAGATTCACATTTTAgcactacaatgtacacccatttttcacaatttattttgttagtcccatgtaataaggggttgCCATATACCGGTCACATTACAAGACTCCATACttgacttaattaaaaaaaccgaaaatgacccagtaatactttgcgcgacctgggaattgaacccgagacccttacgatcactcggccaacgaggcagtcagtgtcaatcttttcttattaatattataaatataaatgcgACATTTTGTGTGTATAGCGGAGGACAGATCTGCCTGATGACTAATGTATTCAACTCTGATATCCACTGTACAATATAGTAGTGCTTGAAGTATCACTACTTAGTGATAGCACGAAGATAAAGACATTGTACTTGATATCAAGATGATAACCCTTGTTACTGTTACATACAATGGGAATGATTGTCATCAATTATGTTAAGGGTATTTACCAATTTGACAAATGTGAGGATCTTTGAAACGAAattcaggtttcctcacgatgtttttcttcgctgttagtggtgtttaaataatcttagaaagaacatataactcggaaaatgtcacattggtacttgccgttggtaggtttcgaaccgttatcctcatgcatgaggagccttcttaaacctccgggtcaccacgacatCGCTTACCACGCCGTTTGCTTATCACGATCCAAAATATCCGAGCAACGAGTGAATCCGCGCGACATTAGCAAGTCTGCTATAAAAAGTGTGATTCATGTttgcaatttaattataatagataCGTATAATAGTATAATAGATAGGTATAACAAGTTCCTCGTGTCATTACATAAGAATCGACATTGCGATGCTTAAAATACAATCGAGGGAATCCCCGAACAAAAACTGTTGTTAACTAACACGGAAGTATAAAATATCAGTGACGTAAGACAAGATGTAGATACTTTCAAGGGATTCCCCGTGAAATATAAAAGAGTAGGGTTGCCAATTTGCGAGAAAAATttccttgttatttttttttattaaaccgGTTTGGTACATACAATTACGTACCTACGTACCACAGTCCGCTTTCCGCCGTAACGAGTTTACTTtgcgtttaacgagatcgaaacgagagcgcgttcggccttctaattggttggtttattcgagttgACCAATtagtgcccttagtacgagtttgctttatgttgaccGAGACCGAAACGCAAGcacgttcgacgctctgattggttggtttattcgaaccgaccaatcggtacccttagtatgagtttgctttacgttgaacgagttCGAAACGtaaacgcgttcggcgctctgacaGGCGCGAACGAGTAAACCAATCAGAGCTAACGTGCtcgcgtttcgattactttaaccgATTCCGTGCGGAAGTCTTTTTAGCAATCTTTAGTGCCTGGCGTCAAACAAAAATTCTGTGATGCCTCTGAGGCACCAAGCGCCAGAAAGTTTGATGATTCCCCTGGGGAATCATCCGCCATGAATTGTCACTTTTAGCTTGTTTTCGTGTTTCTACTTGCTAAAATAATCATTTGACATTGTGTATCTAACGTAGGCAGTCAGTAAATTCGTTCAGTGCGTTTAAAAGTGACGATCtgtgtgtttttatggaaatggaaggtaagtgactaatttatattaggGGTCGTAAACCTTTTTGCATTATTtcatggatttatttattcaagtgttGTAAAGAATTTATACACGTACCACTTGAGTTTGTCGCGaggtgatatttatttattattatttataatacagtGTTTTGTAGGGAAACAATTTTAACTTCACTATTTTGATGATAAAATTGTTTCTCTACAAAATACTGGATTACTGTAGAACATTTAACTGAATGGGAAGTCCGaatacaaatttaaaatcaaagaGTCCAATAACACAAGCCAATGTCGTCACAAATTTAAAATCACGGAGTCCAAGTGCACAAGCGAATGTCGTCGAAAATATAAGCAGTAAGATCACGTCACGTCTGTTTACTAAGGGCAGCAAGACAGAAGTGCGGGGCCCCGCCGCCCCGGCCGGGGTGAAATAGTTATGCACCGCACAGTTAGTATGAAAAACTAGCgggacaaaattattttgtaccaatACCAGAGCAAAGCAGCTTGTCTTGATTCTTTGGCGTTAGAAGGATCATTTAAGACATGTCCTAAATTGACTTTTGTCCGTctagtttatcaaaatattatactgtgCGCCGGCGCAAACAATTATGAACGgcgtagttttaaacaataatcaacCGTATACGCAAGGAAATACGGTACTTCGTAGGCGAAGGGCCGGCGAACAGCGCACTCTTTGTACGTTTTTAGGCAACAATGAACCTTAtgacaaaagcatttgatttttgagAAACATTCCAGAAAGTGGGCTGTTAgaattataatcaataataGAATGTGTCGGCAACTTGGTTTACAACCCCTGACGTCAGCTAATTtgcgaaattacttaaaacgaaCACTGTGGGCATGATAAGGGTGACAAATAAAGACACTTTTATTTAGGGGGCTCTTTTGACGAATGTCGTTTAAGCCGAGTTTTGtatgatttagttttgtatccTCTCGGGCACCATACGCCATACGCAATAGATTTACATGGTGCCTGTGCGGCATCATCCGCACGGAAACggttaaacgtaaagaaaactcatatTAAAGGTACGTGTGATCCGACCGTTCCTTT encodes:
- the LOC118279730 gene encoding uncharacterized protein LOC118279730, which gives rise to MASNNNKNSENSAFNNTTESFDVDWDVEKYRDEHECEDHWELRKAFMEKWKNNFPEERLVCLARVYTNIEFMGCRYPPPVMQQIAQLSFEAGRQYREKKKSKLQRTFVSASTAAEDRARGVKRVGGEVVPDPVKPKSVHIQFVPQGKIVEEDEKEKDSDDDEDQHRSSDNEMEIAKKSFEASTIPSDKTTKQSEGEDYFTELSNLKCLDVRLFRERMFESTFGPLVLLVRPWARKIWNIQTSCQVCGLSITNGYENKNYTLCINQKLLAQASGDTKVEAKNAAEMIAWERLKREVVCLLIKEQFIAQGDARISMSDVSGKKRDDVFGTPVENSVAMKMMKMMGWQGGGLGADAQGIAEPIKPNLQMVNRAGLGSAAGVKNLRRAAQALMQRYIASDTIDLDLVFTNDFAKPERATLHQVAQRMGLASRSYGEGDERFLVVRKKLDPFSLVRAVIEKGGVSPKYQVFLPESLMQTGIR